The DNA window tttttttttttcatttcaggcgataacgatatatatcacgatataagccaaataactatatttgtaagatttaaatgtgccgttgctcacaagtaaaatgtgaaataatcagcagcttgttttgatttaaatatttatttcccataataagttcaacagggtagatgtacttaaggaacatgagacttcagtttcagataaataaaggcaaatattgcaaactacacaaaaggcagccgctaaagcgtttaagtttcaaaatagaacaaacaaaacaaactactaaattgtcaattccacttagaaacaaaatattaattctaaaaataaatcttagttcgtgttacagaagaacagacaaaattgactaacttttgtcaatatcaaataaactgagaactaaaaggaaattctcaatctctccttgttgtatagcttctatggcccttccgttcgacagtCTCTCCctcattggaaccatcatctgttttttttcttcggtaaccttcgctcacactctcggttgatttttctctagtcggcacactcatttcctccattacctgggcagcccggctggctgcttcccaaacaaatacacatgtgcgccttggcacttgtgctgtacgtaacaagtcacgtgacgtgacgctgccgctgtgattggttaggctctgcgctacttaatttggattggctgttctttttttttcttttttttaagaggacaagagagatgaggtctatcgcaatagtttaatttttctatcgagaaaaagttatttcgcaatacatatcgttatcgttctatcgcccagctctagtggGCAATACTAAAAGTATTGTAAACAATAGGCTCATTATATATGAGTTTTAAGATCAACTGAAGGTTTTTCAGGGTGCTTTTAGAATAACccaataataatgaattacaatacTCGAGCCTACAAATAAAGATGCATGAACTACTATTTCACCATGACTCTTAGACATGACGATTCTAATTTTAGACATATTGCGcaaatgcaagaaagcagtGCGCCATATTTGGTAAATATGCGCATTGAAgcacatatcctggtcaaaaatgactccaagattccttTGCCAAGGTATTGCCATTCAGAGTAAGTATCTGGTTAAACACTGTGTTTCTAggctttttaaagtaaaataaacttAATAAATCTTAATTTAGAAGCATTAAATTAGAAGACATCTAGTCTTTTTATGTCTCTTAAAAAAGTCATAGCTTTTTAATCAGTTAGATGTTGAGTGAGCTTAACAGAGCTGCTTGCACCACGTGTCAAGAAAAGTGGTCTAAAAGTATTTCCTGAAGATTATATATCTGATTCAAAGCTCTGTTTCAAGGGTTTACGTACTACTATCTGCATGTGTAATTTTGTGTCAGTATGTTCAGGAAGAGAGAGGAAGTTTATGATCGCCTCCACCAGGgacatttatgtttttgttagcATTTGCGTGCATGCATGTATGTCTCACTCTCTGTAAACATGATGGCTTCAAAAGTTAATCATAAATTATGGTAAAACTTTCTAAGAGTGTGGAGTGGCGTCATTTTAATAATCCATTAAAATTTTACTTCCATCCACCGAGGTCTTCAAGATCATCTTAAGGATTTATTGGTTGAAAATTGACGAAAAGCCTTTTAACTTAGAAGCTAAAGTGGGGTGTGTTGTCAACATATAGAACATACTCTATAAAGATTTATAATATCATGTTACAGTTAATCTCTGACCGTTCCTTCAGGGTAATAGATtcatctgaaggtcaaagtaaTAATAAGGCTAGATAGAGATATTTAAAATGACAATCGGTTTTCAGACTGACAAGAACATCTTGGCATGGGATACTTTTTGAATTGACTTTTTCAATTGGTACTTATTAccaaatagttttaaaaaaaaatactaaacagtgaaatgaatgcTTCATGTGTACTATATCCACATGAATTTAAGGTTATGGGATTACAACATCCATAGCTTAAAGCTTATAGTTGAGCTTTACAGCTATCTCAATCTAGTTTTTCTGGAACTAGAAATGACCATATTAAATCAGTGTGAAATGCCAAGTCACCACTAATGCCAGCAAGCCTCCATAAATTTTGTGGGTGcattatttgtcagataatttTCTTAAACATGCTCTAAAAGGTATCAGCATAATGGAGAAGTCTAATTCAATGATTCACATTTATAGTGGTAAAAACTAGCAAATAGCAGTCTGCTACAGATGCCTGTCAAAGTGACCACGTCCCTAGTTGTAAACCTTAAGAAAATCTAAAAGGATGAGTTACAAAAATAAGTTAGATACTGGCCCATAACGGTGGACATTTAAACTTGCAATCAAGTAAATGTTGATTTACTTGGTTTTGGAACCAGCCTCttgtggccattagaggaactacACTTTTGGCACTTTTTTGCCATTGGGTTAAATTGTGCGAGGAATTAAAGGTTGTTAAATTTAATGTCTTCAAATTCACACGAGTTAATAAAAGCGGAAAAGGTGAGCTTTTTTGGTatttaaaagtgaaataaaacaaatctaattgaaagaaaaagattattcataattttgagaataaagtcaaAACTTTGAGATTAAGGTCACAATTCTATTTTGAGGAAATAATTGAAACGTGGAGATTACAGTTGTcgttacaagacaaactgccacagTTGCAATACCCTCTGAGTTAGTAAAATCGTTCTCTTTTAACACATAATCATATTGTGGCGATAATGACATTAAAAAGATGTCAGATTGAAAAACTTTGAAGtagattttgaattttttctcAAAATAGTTTTTCGGTTTAATCTTGAAATTTCAACTTTCTTCTCAAAAGTATCGGCAATATTTCTTTTCTTATGCAGCCCTAATACTCATAGAATGAACTCTTTAGAACGGACAGAAATCgacccaaccggtcgcagcagatggccccgcccctccctgagcctggttctgctcgaggtttcttcctgttaaaagggagtttttccttcctactgtcaccaaagtgcttgttcatagggggtcatatgattgttggggttttctctgtatgtattattgtagggtctaccttacagtataaagcgccttgaggcgactgttgttgtgatttggtgctgtataaataaaattaattgaattgaatacaaGCCCCCAAAAAGTTTGATCAGCTCTGACTGTGCTGCTTGTTTTCTGATTTGAAATTGCATCCATCTTTTGAGTTTACTGAGAACATTTCCAGCTTTTCTGTGACTTGTTCAGTCATGTTTCTCTGCAAGTATGTGTGGTAGTTTGACTCAAATCTTGCCAACAAGAAGGAAGAAGCAACTTTGCAACAGAAATGGAAAACCTTCGGGCTTTTTTTCTACTGTAtcatctttgtattttcttttcttattttcttcatagGGCTGACAGCTCGTTCAACTTCATGgccttcttcttcatcttcttctttcagtGTGTCTTGGCCCTCATCCAGGCTATCGGCATCCCTGGTTGGGGAACATGGTAAGTTGAACCAAACCTGCTTTGAACACCGCACATGTTGGCTgctagtttatttatttagttattttatgttgtttgggttttttttatcggATTGGGTCATGAAGGTTTCTCTCTGATGATCAAGGCAGCTGGAAAATGTGCTTTTCACCACACATGGCTGTTTCTCATctgttcaataaaaaaaatcatgaagtTAACATATAAGGAGGTGaaacatttcaaactgttttaaaattgaaaataatTGCCATTTTTAGTCTGTTATCTACCCAGTTGTATGTAAATACACAATGtaagtggatttttttaaatttattttgtatatgtttGAGCTGCAGAATAACAATGTGGTTTAaattttgtggattttttttttttttttttttttaaatttcgcAAAGTTTTTATGAAGTGTTTCTAAACCGGTTTCCTGTATTACTGACATTGATCTGTTTTTAGAGATGTTATACTCTCATTGGCCAcattgttaggtacacctgtccAACTGTTTGTTAAGCActtatctaatcagccaatcacatgccaGCCATTCAATTAatttagacatggtcaagatgacctgctgattTTGGCGGGTGGGGGGTCATTCGTGATATCATCGTTATAGCAACACTGTGCCTTTATGTCCCTCATGCAACAATATGTCTCAACAAAGAGACATATCTGACAGTGAGAAGTGTATTTCTGCTGCTGAAGATTTGGTAAAAAGGGAGCTACTCTAAAACCCCCAACATAGCGCAATACTTTTGGAAAATATGCTAGAAACCTGTTCCAGCTGAAGGGAACAAACTTCTTTTCAACACTCGAGGCAAAAACACACTGTGGAGTACAACCAGGCTAGGGTGACAGGCAAGTAGGAGAGATGCTGGCAGCTGTGTACAGTccaaaagtaaacaaatggTTCAACCAAACATCACTGGTGCATAGCTAGTTAAACTGCGTATAGACTGGAAgagcagaaaatggatgcaAATCATTGACGTGGTAATATATTGTTTGGCAAAGTACATGATACCAGTCTAAATGGTGGAAAAGAAGGCTGTTATGCAAATGGTTAAAAAGACCAAGCCACATTACAACATCCCAGATAGAAAATCTTTTACCATTTTTAGTgttcagtgtcttttttttctgcttcaaaaGTATAATTACATTGTGGcacattttcttaaaaaatataGTGATTTAATTTTGAGGCTATATTGCCCCCAAATTTAAATGttgcatggttgttggtgccacacAAACCGGTCGTAGTATTTTAGAAACCGTTGATATAcggggattttcccacacaacaaACTCTAGAATCACAGAGACTGGTCCCAAAAAGATATCCAGGGAGCAGCAGTTCTTTGAATCAAAATACCTTGTTGATGACAGAGGAGAATGACCACACTGatttgagctgatagaaaggaAAAGTAACCACTCGTTAAAATGAAGGGATATAGCAAGACCACTGTAGGGAAAACTCCtgccagctaagaacaggaaacctgAGGCCATAATTCACACAAGCTTCTCAAAACTGGACAACTGAAGATTGAAAAAATGTTGCCTTGTCTGATGAGTCTTAATTTTTACTGCAACATTTGGATCGTggagtcagaatttggcatgACGGCATGTAAGAAAATGACAGTGAATTCACTGtgctcaaatggcctccacagtcaccagatttcaatccaatagagcaacTTTGAGATGTTGTGGAATGAGTCTCATCATGGTTGGTCAGCAGAGAAATctacagcaactgtgtgacgATATCATGCGATTATGAAATGAAAAGTTTCCAGGGCGTTGTTGTATCTGTCACCTAGAATTAAGGCAGTTATGACAGCAAAACAAGATCTAACCTGGTACTggtaaggtgtacctaatgtCCATGAAGGTGGCCAGTAAGTGTAGGTCaagtagtttatttatttatttatttctttctgtctttctttctgtctttctttctgtctttctttctgtctttctgtctttctttctttctttctttctttctttctgtctttctgtctttctttctgtctttctttctgtctttctttctgtctttctttctttctttctttctttctttctttctttctgtctttctttctttctttctgtctttctttctttctttctttctcgttaacataaaacatgaaaacgGGTGGCTAAACCTCAGCaagtcatctactaattggaggATTGGTGGTTGATCGCTGGTTGCTCCAATCTgtatgccaaagtatccttgggcaaaataccgacccccatgttgctctctgatgcgtTCTTCatagtgtgaatgttagaaaacACTTGCATGTAGAAAAATGtctgtatgaatgggtgaatgaggcaagctGTGTAACGCGCCTTGAATGCttcagtaaaaagaaacactccATATAAGAACCAGGCCAGAacatctttaaaaatgtatgaagTAATAATAAGACTTTTGGTCGATGTGTTAGCTGAACATTGCTGTGCTGTTTGTCGCTACGCCTCAGTTCTCACTGCTTcgtggctcttttttttttttaaataaaactttaaattgcATTTGTATTAAATCCACTTTGCTAAGTGCATACGGTCTGATACACTAACCCATAAAACTCCATCTCACCCTCACCAACACAACAAAGCGGCTGGATTGCAACAGTGACGTTTTTCAGCACAAATGTGGGCTCCGCTATAGTGATGCTTATCACAACTCTGCTCTTCACTCTGGTGACTGCTTTAATGGCACTGGTTCTCATTAAGGTGAGTGAACGCCTATGctgaaaatgcacacacacttaCCTTTACCTTTGTGTGGGTCGACGTGCACACAGTTCCTTGCAGACACCAAAGCACACTAACAACTACCTAACACACCCACTCTCTCCAGGTGCACAGAATGTACCGTGGTGGTGGCGGTAGTATGCAGCGAGCTCAGGAAGAGTGGAGCACCGGGATGTGGAAGAGTGCACCGGTGAGGGAAGCGGGGCTTAACGCAGTCGCTCAGACTGCCCAAGGCCCAAGTTTGCCACAGTACCCTACGGCGGTGCCCAGCTATCCTGACAATAGTCACTGGTGATGGCTAAGAATCGCCTCTAGGGGGAGACAGATAACTGGCAGTTTAACCAATGTTCAAGAAAGCACTTCAAAAACGCCATTTATTTAACCCTTACATTTCAAAGTATACAGGTGTGTTTTATGAGAGGACAGAGTTTTATCAGAAAGCCTCTACACATGTGGTAGAGGACTATCCTTAGATTATACCATTCCATTTCAGCTTTGTTTACATCTAGTCCTTAAAATGAATGACTCAATTGGAAAAAGAGTGAACACTTtcaagagtgtgtgagagatgTGTGCCTTATAGACCTCTATAATAGGATTGTTTTTGTATATTGCCAGAATTGCATGCTAGAAATAGTGGTATGCTGAAgagcaggggttttttttttcttttttgcaagaAGACAGTGTGCAaactggtgattttttttttttttgttatgtatTTGGGCATAAATTGAGCTTATTTTTGATAGTCTGCTTGATATGTCCACGCTTGCCTGTGATGTATTGAAATGCGCCTTACTGTTGTGTGCAGatttttgcatgtttaaaaaaaaaaaaaaaagcctgaacACCTGATTTTTGCCTTAACAAACActctttaattgttttgttattttttttgtaaaactggATGCTTCAGTGAAGCAACTCTCCTGTGCGAGTTATCATTGAGCCAAAACACTTTCCACTCTTACGACGGGGGGGTTGTCTCCACCTCAGCATTTCACAATTCCTGTTGTTTCAAAGCTACACTGTTTGCTTTTAGTGGTCAGTGCCCTGCAGTGACAGCACCTTATCAGCTGTTGTCAAACTTCCAGCAACTTTCACTTTTCTCCCAGATAGACTGAATTATTGCATCTGGGGTCTACAGTGTGTTGCATGCAGCCTGCTGTGGGATTCTGAATGAATTCTGAATTCTCTTATTACAAATGAACTGATGTCATGTAAACAGTAGAGACGGGTACAAACCGCTGGCTGAGTGAACTAATGCATGCAGATGTGGTAACAAATTGTTTAAACTTAGTCTAATATCAGACATGACTGAAAAAttattgcatttctttttttaaagaaatgtgtaTATATGCTGGTAATGCAACACCGTTGATCCAGATAAAGCTTGTTTGAAGTAAAAGCGTTGTCTTAGAGAAAGGTTGCTCCCTCATAGATACacaactattttttttcttttcaacatACTGAAGTGCCCTTTATGGCCAACTGCCAAATTTAatactttgatttttctgataTTTGATAAGTGACTGATAAAATGGATATGTTAAACTAACACTGTTGCAGCATTTCAATAAATCTTCTTATTCACATTGTGTCCTGTCCCTGCTTATCATAAAAGTACATGTAATTGTTGGATTTATGTTGAAAGTCTTAAAAATGAGTCCGTTCTGCCACAGCTACTTTAATATAGAGTGAGTTTAAATCTTTTTACTTGAGTTTTATATATAGTTTTTATGCTGTCTTTAAACTGCAAGCAAACTCATGTATCTCAGTTCTGTTTTGATAGTCTGAACACCAAAAATCATAGAGAATGAGCTTTTCAGCTGTGATTTGAACCAGATGccagtctgattttttttttttttttttgcaagcaGTCCTGTCAGTTTGTGCAGCTTGTACATTTCTTGCCTGACTTCACTCTCTTGCTGTGAGAGACTAGTGAAATGCTTCGGGGTATGAATAAAAGTATCTCTTGACATCCTAAAATTCCGGATGAAATCTGCTCCAGTAAAGCTCATCATGTTGCAATCCTACTATTCTTAAATTCAACTAATCTGAATTTCCTCATACAGAAGTAGCAGCTATTACTTCACAAGAAGACCCTGAAAATTGATGATTTTTCACCTCACAGTTTTACTGCTGATGAATTCATTTCAGCAACACTATTATCCTTTAGCTTTTCAAATAGAGCCCAATACAGGATGTTTAAAACTAATACCAATATTTGGATACATTAGctgatttcctttttctttcagatGCATAAAAAAAGAGATTTTGCCAACGTTTGTCACATGAATTTACTCGTTTACGCTCCCACTGCTTAGATCAGATTGTTGTATTTGTAAATTCTGAAGACATTGGTTGCCAACAGGAAGTTGCACTTTACATAGTTTGCCCACCAGGGGGCAATGTCAACACTCATAACAACTCCCGTgtcttcttttttaactttcattttttttggccATCATTAATAGATACCAACAGATTAGCAAATATCTATCAGCAAATATTATCAGTTTGCCAATAAATAGGTCGGGGTCTAATTTTAATAACTTAAACACCTAGAAAGTCAGTAGTCTGTTGCTTGACTAACACAAGAGAGACAATTATTTGCACCTATGACCAACTTAGAATTGATAATTAACCtagtggactgtgggaggaagtggGAGGGAACCCACATGAGCACCTTTAGGAAATTCTTGCTGTGAAATAatggtgctaaccactgcaccactgtgaCCAAAGGACAGTATTACAATGCATTTCACAAAGGCAAATAAATGTATGCCATATGCATCACACAATAACTCAAAGccaaatgtaagagaagaagcCTTATTTAAATGTTGGGAGGAAAATTAGGCCTGAGAGAGGTCAGCTAAAAGCCATTTCTGAAAGATGTAAACAATTTCGTTTAAGTCCTGTAGCTTTATtgttataaaatgtaaaacagtaGTTGGCAGTGTTATAGCTTGGATGATTTTcagtggtttttaaaaaaaaaacaacacaaattgtaccctttttaaaaaaaaaataatattcgAATGCACAGGTAATGTTTGAATGATTACTTTGTACTACTGATATTGTACATCCATATACAATTCTGCACTGTTTAATAATTCAGCAGAGACCCATTTCAACTCTCATACAGACAGTTCTACAGTACTTGATGAAACATAAAAGTGACTCTGCGCAATGGCGTTAATGACAGAAACTgaaaaccacagagaagattcggGGAGCATCACTGCAATTGACTTTTTGTCCAAAACAAACTGTAATAATTACGAACTCAGCATGTGGTGTTAATGATGATGTTTTCCTCCCCTGCAAACCATATGAAACTTTTGGAAACATTAATATTGGAAGCAGTGACTTTGTGCGTTGCCTTCAAATACATTTCCCAGCTGTGTGAGACATTACTGACTTACTGATTCATAAGTGCATGACAAGACTCTCAAAGTTCCTTTCATGAGCAAGGCAGCATGTTTCAAAGTTTGACACCGAAACTCTTGGATACGCTGCACCTCTGAGTTGTTTCACTGACAGAAATGTACACCCCCACCCTCGACATTACAATGacatttttgtctgtttcttaTAAAGTGTACAGTATGCTTGGAATCAGAAATGTAGCTACAcacccaaaaaaagaaaagaattaccCCAGTTCACcctaaatataaaaattcttttttttcttattgaaGACAGAGGTACAACATTGATTCACCTGCTATATTAGTGTGGGGGGGGGTTATGCTTAAAAATAGAGGTATGTATGTAGAAGATTCTTTTACGGCCACCAGGAAATAAAATAGTGATACAGACAACTGATCAATTActgaaaatcattaaaaatatgATCAAAATGCTACATGTCCAGTGTTTTTATACTATATTTACAAGACTTAAAAAATTCACCTGCTTAAAATAAATAGTCCAAAAAGAAAAGGTGTTGGCTGTACACAATCTATTGCACAAAGCTTATTCACAATTTATcattatacaaaaaaaatacatataaaaacatTAACCACCAGTTAAATATCTTTTTAGAGGACATGAGCTGCCTGGTAAGAATATGGAAATGATAGTCAGTGTAGGAAACAGGACACCAATCAAAAGAATTTATAATGTGAAAACCTTTATAGGAACCGAATCTCAGTGGAAGTACACCTATAGGAAGATAATTAGTGCACGAGTGCTGCCTCAGACTGAATTCTACACCTCAGCAGAGTCAAATCTCTGACTCATCATTTATGTATCCCAGACCGTCCAGACTTGAAATGTTGGCCATAGGTGGGAAGTGATGCTCCCCATTCCCTTTGAAGTCAACAGCAGGGTGATTATTATTGGCACTGCAAGGTCTCCCGGATTCAGGCCCCAGGAGCTTTACCTCTGAAGTTCTGTTCGGGATCTGCCTGTACTCGGTTGACTGCTTTCTCGTCTCGCTTTCACTGGGCCGCTGTACAAATTTTAGGCACTCCCAGTGCCCACGGCTCCAGATCCAAAATATGACTCCCATCAGAGAGAGGCAAATCAGGGACAGCATGGCCACAGCCACCTGTAGATGAGTTATCCTGCCACTGTCGTTTTGACTCGCAGGAGACAACGGTTTGTCAATGTTAAGGCTtggcactggccctggtgtcaAATGTATTGTTTTGTGAATAGCTTCTGTGGTACTTGGCACCTCTGTGCCAAAGGTGGGGATGATCCCCGTTGTCGGGTCAGAGTAGAGCTGTAAATGATAAACCGCCACAGTCTGGTTGTATTTTTGTCCGTTTATCTCCTCTACTGAGTCGCAAATATACTGGCCAGCGTCTGTTTCAGAAGCACTCAGGATGAGGAGTCCACCACTGTAGATGTAGTATTTGTTGTTGGAGTGAAGTGTGTGGTTAC is part of the Pelmatolapia mariae isolate MD_Pm_ZW linkage group LG23, Pm_UMD_F_2, whole genome shotgun sequence genome and encodes:
- the scamp4 gene encoding secretory carrier-associated membrane protein 4; this translates as MAERANNFPPLPKFVKIKPCFYQNIEEEIPAPHQLLVRRVYVLWMMYSGTLCVNLIGCIAWWAGGGSGKDFGFSLLWLILFCPCSYTCWFRPLYKAFRADSSFNFMAFFFIFFFQCVLALIQAIGIPGWGTCGWIATVTFFSTNVGSAIVMLITTLLFTLVTALMALVLIKVHRMYRGGGGSMQRAQEEWSTGMWKSAPVREAGLNAVAQTAQGPSLPQYPTAVPSYPDNSHW